The region ttcgccgccaacaacgaaccacagaatacaccaacgctgcaccgcgtacttagtccggcccgcccacgtagccggctagtgaggaagtgaagccgggcgcgactgcagcgccacgaaggcgcgggcgggtggcggttccgcgcaacggcgccgagttttaaaactgaagctagtctagtaaccttgtgtctgacgaatgacgcaaacatctggctccTCATtggccggttcgcctgtcgctaggcaacggaagtaagccgcaaagttaaATTTAATATATACGCAGATatctttaatttttccgggaaagaataaaaaataaaagaatttctgttaatttatttcacatttttcttttttttttcggtgctcgcgaccccaatttgTCGATGTTAATACtctagcgtgacgtgtttcctgtttccaattttcgccgagtgtcgctcttgttcaatccctttctctatggctaAGTGCTGAACTACTGGCGATTCACGCACCCCTTCGTCCAGACCATCAGCAGCAGAGGAGCCGAACgtggcactagaaatttatcaagcgcgacaagcgccagcgcgagagcgagggtgtGGAGTATaagtttgacgtcactcggggtactctcgtcgcgagcgcgcgaagcgcgatagcagcaccggccccgcagccgctccggccaccttCACCGTgctccattttattctgtccgcgacagTGCATGCCCGCGCTGATCCAtatgaaatgaaagtttatttccatcttgtaaggtacagatAAGGGGTGGCGGAAAAAAGCTGTCcattggacagcttgacaagtccACCATGCCTCATTTGGGCAGAGGCAGCATcacatttttttcattcattcataataTACACATGTATACCGTACATACATAATATTGCACATCATATACATTACTCAAAATTCACGAAGAGCATCAATGGAAAAATACACATAGAATGGTCACTCAAGCTCATGAGAGACGAAGAGAAAAGATTGAAACGAACCGAATCGTAATAATTTAGAAGTGTGGGTAATGTATGCCTCAGGcactgtttcccatagtttgaccGTGGAGTCGGTACTGTCCAGTCTTCGAAGTGTCTTGTGATATAATTTGGTGCTCTATTTTGCAATTGGACGAGTTTATGCAGATGAAAAATATTCTTATAGACTTCCGCCTTATAGACGTTACTTAATCGATATTTGTACAGATTATACGGTGGAATTACACCGGTGTTCAGGAAGAAAGTATTGTCGATGGAGTGTAGGGAGCATTGTATGTATGTCGGAGATATTTCTTCTGTAGTAAGTGAATATGCTCTAGATTGTTGGATGCCGTATTTTCCCACAGTAactgacaaaagaaaaaaaggtaattACATAGCAAGGGTTTGATGTTACAGAAAACTGAAAATGTATCCAATGATTtcccccaggcagctgtttttattcctgctgatgccaggaaaccgagcctgatgccaccaacgctcagcaGTCCAATCGGGAGTGCGCACAATGTTATCGCACATCTTGTGTGATGCACGTTAGCGCTGacgtgcttcttgtataatgtagaaTCGTCATTaccaccatcattatcatcagcctggttatgcccactgcagggcaaaggcctctccgatacttctccaactaccccggtcatgtactaattgcggccatgttgtccctgcaaacgtcttaatctcatccgcccacctaactttctgccacctcatgctacgcttcccttcccttggaatccagtccctaacccttaataaccatcggttattttccctcctcattacatctcctgcccacgccaatttatttttcttgatttcaactaagatgtcataaagTAGAATAGTTCATTGTAAAGGCAGAAGTGCACGGTTGGGCACACACGTTTAAGCTCATGAACTTGATTCGCACCAAGAAAACCTATTCAAGCTTGCATGcttgctttataagaagcctacaGCGCCATcgatatgccggctgcttttaactgctcCATAGAAAACTATTAAACCAATACGAATATTGGTGACactatcattcgagtgttcagattggtaacctctgGATGCGGAGTAGGTTGATAAAGTTGTGTATGTAATTAACTAAGCTAAATTAATAAAACTTTAAATAATTGATCTTAGGTGGCTAATGAAAATGGGCAGTTTGGAGCCCatcctcgagattatctagccgTGCGAAGTAATTTTggttaaacatgcttctgtaggAGCTACGAGAACAAAACATTTCCAATTAAACGCTCTTGGAAAGCGTACCTGACGCAGAAAAACATCTGTaaagtcacagaaagaacagcgcttcaagacgggacacaaaggagaaAGCACACACGGCGCTAGCAACTTGAAGCGCAGTTCTTTTGGTGAGAATGAGCCAACTAGCCCCTCAGTCAATCCTTGCAAACCTGTAGAATCAACATGACGGAacctagccttttgtgatgctgtgATTAATAATGTGGCCTCGTAAGCATGTTCCTTGTGGCCAGCCCGCTTTCGATTTTTATTCATGCTGGCACTGACCGAGCGCACTGGCAGCAACGTAGCGGTGCATAGAGCGGTATAGGCCTGCCCAGTGGAAGCGGCGCCGTACGCGGGCGTAAGTGCGCGAATTGCCGAGGTGGTCTGCTGTAGGGGCGTCATGAAACTGCTAAAGAACTGATGTACGGAGATGGCGTGGTACAACGAGAGAAAATTCTGGTCCTTCAGGACGTAAGCTGCGACGGTAAAGAACGTCGTCACGAAGCGCGAGCATGCGCAGCGTGTGCTCCGAATGTCCAGAATTGAGACGATCGATGAGAACACGTAAGCCTTCAACAAGCGATTGTTCAGTGTGGATTTCGTACAGATAAGAAACGGCCAGAATGCAAGACTCCGTGTCATGCGCATCACATTCAGGGCAGCCGACAGGATGGCGGGCGAAGCAGTCGGCATTCTTGTGGAAAAGTGCTTACTTCTATAAAACAGCAGATGAACATTCTTGGAGCCGTAGCGCCCATCTACCCAATCGTCCAGTGAGGGAGGGAATGCAGTGCAAGGCATGGGGATCGGTAACCACGCAAAATGTGCGGTcgtacaaataggggcggaatttagCAGCtgtcattcatatttaaaacagcgccaaaaaatacggacaaaggaggacacaggacgagcggtGACTGCCAACAGCACCTTTATTGGagcctgcgcaaatatatacaatttACAACAGGCATAAAGAGAGTCAAAGAAGGGTGTTGTtagcagtcagcgctcgtcctgtgtcctcccttgtccgtgttttttggcgctgttttaaatatgaatgatccttaccaactagctcgcacgcAAACCCTTCTGAGTTTAGCAGCCGCCGAAACTAAAGCCAGACACTCCTGTTCGGTAACTGAAAAATTCCTCTCGGTGGTTGACAGGAGGTGGCTGGCGTATGAAATTACGCCCTCTGCGTTAGGCTGCCATTGAACAGCCCCAattccatggccactggcatccgCGCGAAGTTCAGTTGTGGCAGAtggatcataagaagccagcaatgGGGGAGCCGTGAGGTAGCGTACGATGGCTGAGAAGGATTTGGTTTGAGCAAAGCCCGATGTGAAAGTAACGTCCTTCTTAATTAAGTCGATGAGTGGGCGAGCGGTTTCTGCAAAATTCTTGATAAAACGATGGAAATATATGAGAATAGCCTAACAAAGCTTTTTACATTTGCGGTGAAagacggaacaggaaagttctgcACAGCGTGAATCTTGTCAGGGTCGGGTTGAACGTTAGCAGCACTGACAAGATGGCCAAGAATGGTAATTTGACGACGtccaaagtggcacttggatgagttcAATTGCAGGCCGGCGCGCAGGAAAACAGCAAGAATAGCCGATAGACGCGTTAGATCACTCGTGAAAGTTGGGGAAAAGACGATGACATCGTCTAGATAACgcagacatgtggaccatttacAGCCGCGAAGTAAGGAGTCCATCTTTGTTTCGAAGTTTGCCGGGGAATTACAAAagccgaatggcataaccttcaATTGTTACAGGCCGTCCGGTGCTATGGAGGCAGTTTTCTCAGGTTCATGTCATCTACCAAgatttgccaatagcctgatcGGTGGTCCATCGATGAAAAGTACTTGGCTCCGTGCAAACAGTCCAAAGCGTCATGAACACGCGGCAAAGGCTAGACATCCTTGGGTGTGATTTTGTTGAGATGGGCTTTTGTGTGGATTACATAAAAGCGCCAACTCCCGTATTGATTCTTGAcaaggataacaggggacgcccacgaaCTGCAAGATGGCTCGATAACGCCTTTAGTCAACATCTTATCCATTTCTCCTTCTATCACTTGTTCAGCATGTGAAACACGGTACGACCGGCGGCATATCGGATTGGTGTCTCCGGTGTAAATACGATAGGTAAAAAATGTCGCGGTAAGTTTCTAAGAGGCAGCGGAGGTCAGCAGCCTTGTGCCGGAAGAAGATAAGGTACAATCATCTTGCTAAGATCGTCTGTAAGAGTCGGTGAATCGGAGGTTCCTGTAGAGGGAGATGTAATGTTCGCGTCAAGCGCCGATATGTCGCAATCGTTCACAGGCGTGATGTCGCCCAAGGACCTGCATCTGGGAAAGTTTGAGTCGAGCAGTTAAAATTAAGGAGAGGGAGCGAAGTCTGATTGCCTGTCCCAGTGAGCACCGGTGTGGGGAACGAccaaatttctttcaagcagtatgCCAGTACATAGTACATAGATGCTGACGTAGTACATAGATGCTGTCAGGAACAGATGGAAATGACAGAGTGACGTACGTAGTGGCTTGAGGTGATAGTAGGTCGTGTTTGGTAGAGCATAGCCGTGGCTGTGTGACTGCCGTGAGGCAGTTCAAGCTGAATGAAACTAGACGTGCAATCAAAGAGGGCTGAATGGGACGACAAAATGTCTAAGCCGAGTATCACACCGTAACGACATTGTTCCAAAGCGGCAAACAAAAGATGTTAAGCGCCCCACATTGCGCGGTAggcgttcctctgtcggtgacgcGGACGGTGCGTGATGCAGAGGGTGTGAGAACATTGTTCAGGCGTCGGCGTAATTGGGCACTCATCACGGATACGTCCACGCCAgtgtcaatgagtgctgggacgCCATCGTTTGAAACGTTCGTCAAGCTCtggtttgtcggcaaagtgatcaGATGGTTTTGCGGTCGAGTcgtcaatgcagcgtcacctcggcGAGCTGCATCGCTTATTTTCCTGGGGACGGGCGTCGGGGCTGCATTGTGCACAGTGGGCGACCAGCCTGCGGTGATAGGGACGATGGTCGACGAGCTAGTTGGAATGACGACGAGGGACTGTTCCAAGGTCCACGAGTGTCATTGTTTGGCTGTTGTGGTGTCAATTGAGGCTGCTAACGACGCTCGAGTGTTCGGGGAGCTAATAACTAGTGAATGGCGGCCGTAGAGGAGAGGAGACAGTGTGGTTGTTACAATGGCGAGCAATTCAAGTCAGTTTTATTTACATCCTTATGATGTGGGTAGGCTCAGGCAAAAAAGCTAACGATTTTCGCTTGAGGGAGCCCGAGCCCCCTTACATGGCGTACAGCAAGATCAAAAGTTTTTCAAAGAAGTACAATATCCACACGCACTACATAACAGAATATAATGCAAGAAATTCAGAACAGTCGGTATAAACTCTTGGTACATGCTCATCAATACACAATGTATAGGTGTTAACAGAGATGCAAATGTCATTCGTGTCAGAATTTAATGCAAAGGGAATACAACGGCTTACAAAAAAATGATTTCTTAGAGTTTGTGTACTAGATGTTTCAAGAGAAAAACGTTCAAATATGAATTTATTTAGTAACCTAGGAACTGCAATGTGACCAATACGCCAGCAGGTAAAACAGATTGGCCGACCATCAGCGCTGTACCACTCGGCTGGATTTCGGTAGCGTGCAGGATACTACGGCCCAGTTGATAGAGCCGTAGCATGAGATAACTTTGAAGCTGCAACGGCGCACTGTCAAGATTGGGGGCACAATCCCATCGCTcatgatccgttgtcaagattggagtcgggcatgaattagaaggtagctggcccatgccgtcttccaacttatccacgctgaggacattgatgaagggaaggactgcttctcatcgagaacgaggaataagggtttatttacagtatttacatgcagctcatcagtctagcatgacttcgagagaaagtacgtcagtctaacacgaatgcttgagagagtgtctcagtccaacatgactacTTAAGAAAGTGTGTcaagcatccgcacaacagcggcttacaaacactcggtccccccttgattccaaggggacggaaacgttcgtccagtcattgtaaacacgccgcctctccctgggacggcttacacacacacgcgcacacgcacccacacgcaggtgcacggtccggagccgacgtcagaggggcttcgtagaactcggagctgacatGGGTAGCGtgcccgggtagccattgtcctgcgACTTGGTCGGCGCGTAGGAAGGGGTCCCCGACGACGTTctcgcggcaactcccccactcgcGGCCGACCCGGTTTGCGGTGTCGTGttgcggcacaaagcctgcttcgtcgaactcattcaGTCCCAATCACGACGAggccgtttagttacaatggcgacgaggTGACGCCGTGTCTAGAGatttgcggcggcgctgcaggaAAAGATGACGCCTGTTGGCGCAACTGgcaggcaaaacttgcacgtcatcGGGCCCTTCTTAAAAACATGCAGAATAAACTGCAAGAGTAGCGAGTTTTTCGCAGACTATTGCCTGTACAGATGGTGGTGCAGGAAAGTTGTTCGGCTCACTGGGACGGGAAAAGAGGGGTACAGGAGCCATGGCTTCAAGTTCTCGCCGCACTCTCCGTGTGAAGTCATCTGATGATGATGGTCACTGCATTTCTAGCCTGTCGTCACAAGAGGATGACGCAGCTGCCTTCCGCAGAGGTGCGAATGGCGTTGCAATGCAGTTGCTCTTGGCCTGCTCATACCGTTGACACTCTTTTATTATGTCTTATATTGTCTCAATTTTGGCACATGAGCAGGTTGAGAGCATCGCCAGCGATCCTTTTCAATGCATAGCCAGCCTTGTCTGACAGCCACATCGCTGTCGGCCTTAAGGCGAAGAGCCAGCACGTTCTGCATGTAAGAGAAGtatgattctgtggacgtctgggcACGGGTTGCTAGCTTTTTCTTAAcggagttctttctttcttccaccCTGTGGGAGGCCGGACAACTCCTTCAGCTTCTGCTTACACGTGTCACTGTCGTTAAGCTTTTTCTCGTGGTATACCACACCTTCGCCGTGCCTTGTGGTTGAAGACCAAGTTAGCTTAAATAATCGTCGGTTCCCATTCGTTGTGGGCACTTGTACGCTCATGTGTAGCGATCCAATCTTCCACGTCGAATATGTCGGTGCCGCAGAACGTTCCTGGATGCAGCGGCAGAGTCAGCACAACCATCGGTCGTGTAGACGTCGATGTGGACCACGCCATGTCGGGACCTGTTTCGTCCGTGAAGTTGTCCACTCCGAAGTGATGTCCACTGCGGAACTCCGTTGTTTTACGTGGGTACCTCGCACCTATCACcaatttgttacgttgcagaagtcgcaTATAACGATGTAATTACATTATTTGCGAGAGAGAACGATATGAGAGACATCCATATGAGAGAGACAATGCAGTGTAGGATTTGTAATTCGTGAGGACATAGTGGACAActttgatgaattctacagcattaataagAAAGAAGCAGTCATCCGAATAAAAATGAATAGCAGAAATGAAATTAAAATAGTACAATACTGTGCTACAACCTCCATTCACGATGGTGATGACATTGACCAATTTTATGAAGCTGTTGGATGACCatgagaaaggtgcaaactcagtatactctagtcataggcgacttcaatgccaaagtgGGGAAAAAAACGGGCTGGGAAACAAGCATTTGCGAACTACGGCATCAATTCTAGGAGTAGTAGAGGAAATATGATGCCAGAATTATTCGGAATAGactccgaataatgaataccttcttcacaAGGGCCAATAACAAGTGGATCTGGAAAAGCgctaatggagaaacaagaaattaaatagaTTTCATAGTCTCTAACGATCCCAGCATTAAGATATGTCTGTCCTCAAATTTTTCACATGAAGAATTGCCTCCAAGGCTTTAATTAAAGCATTTAGTAATTCTTTGCTAGTATTCTGATACTCAAGTTATCACCAGCAAagtacaggccgccattggaatatgaacctggaaacgtttaacgctagaacattatctagtgaggcgagtctagcagtgctattggaggaattagagcgcagtaaatgggatgtaatagggctcagtgaagttaggaggccaaaagaagcatatacagtgttaaaaagcgggcacgtcctgtgctaccgaggcttagcggagagaagagaactaggagtcggattcctgattaataggaatatagctggtaacatacaggaattctatagcattaacgagagggtggcagatcttgttgtgaaacttaataagaggtacaaaatgaagattgtacaggtctacgcccctacatccagtcatgatgaccaggaaattGAAAGCTTCTAttaagacgtggaatcggcgatgggtagagtaaaAACTAAATacgctatactaatgggcgactttaatgccaaggtaggcaagaagcaggctggagacaaggcagtgagggaatatggcataggcactaacAATAGCAGGGGTGAGTTAGTAgactttgcggaacagaataaaatgaggataatgaataccttcttccgcaagcgggatagcctaaagtggacgtggaggagcccgaacggcgagactagaaatgaaatagacttcatactctgcgctaaccctggcatcatacaagatgtggacgtgctcggcaaggtgcgctgcagtgaccacaggatggtaagaactcgaattagcctagacctgaggagggaacggaagaaactggtacataaggagccgcataatgagttagcggtaagaggaaagatagaggaattccagatcaagctacagaacaggtattcggctttaactcaggaagaggagattagtgttgaagcaatgaacgacaatcttgtgggcatcattaaggagtgtgcaatggaagtcggtggtaactccgttaggcaggataccagcaaactatcgcaggagcccaaagatctgatcaagaaacgcctatgtatgaaagcttctaaccctacagctagaattgaactgacagaactttcgaagttaatcaacaagcgtaagacagctgacataaggaagtataatgtggatagaattgaacatgctctcaagaacggaggaagcctaaaaatagcgaagacgaaactaggaattggcaagaatcagatgtaggcgttaagagacaaagccggcaatatcattactaatatggatgagatagttcaagtggctgaggagttctatagagatttatacagtaccagtggcacccacgacgataatggaagagaaaatagtctagaggaattcgaaatcccaaaggtaacgccggaagaagtaaagaaagccttaggaaatatgcaaagggggaagacagctggggaagatcaggtaacagcagatttgttgaaggatggtggacagattgttttagagaaactggccatcctgcatacgcaatgcctcatgacctcgaccgtaccggaatcttggaagaacgctaacataatcctaatccataagaaaggagacgccaaagacttgaaaaattatagacccatcagcttactgtccgttgcctacaaactatttactaaggtaatcgcaaatagaatcaggaacaccttagacttctgtcaagcaagggACCAgccaggatttcgtaaaggctactcaacaatagatcatattcacactatcaaataggtgatagagaaatgtgcataatataaccaacccttatacatagctttcattgattacgagaaaggatttgattctgtcgaaacctcattagtcatggaggcattgtggagtcagggtgtagacgagccgtatgtaaaaatactgaaagatatcaatagcggctccacagccaccgtagtcctccataaagcaagcaacaaaatcccaataaagaaaggcgtcaggcagggaggtacgatctctccaatgctgttcacagcgtgtttacaggaggtattcagagacctggattgggacggattggggataaaagttaatggagaataccttagtaacttgcgattcgctgatgatactgccttgcttagtaactcaggggaccaattgcaatgcatgctcactgacctggagaggcaaagcagaagagtgggtctaaaaattaatctgcagaaaacgaaagtaatgtttaacagtctcggaagagaacagcaatttacattaggcagtgaggcactggaagtcgtaaaggaatacatctacttacgcccctttggaacggggcggtgggttgcgccaacaAGCTCTTGCTATTTTACTGCatgatgtcctacctaggttcaacaataaaaaaagaaaaaaaaacacgatgacctaccacacccaaattttgtGATCCCTATTGCGAATTGTGCTTTTGAAtgtctctgttttttgtcgtttccctgcttttcttcgaccaatcctccaatcgcctcttcctaatccctattgcggacatttTTACTTTTCCACTGGTCCCGCTGAACTCAatgacttcaaggaggccagtggtgcctaaatacaCCGcggggtagacgtcttcacattctaataaatgATGCTCCATAGTTTCCGTAGCTTaatttaccgcagcaagcacatgcttcttcttccttcttatatctcgcttcataagtgcgtgttctaaggcatcccgatatcgcttcgaaaagtaatgagcttccctttgagttatcataaatggtttctttcctgatttcgttttttcctcttaagtagttattcatggcaggtttcttttccagtgccgccatccatgagattatttcagcctctctaactttccgcttgacgttctttgtcgctgtgtggccCACCCTaaaggccgcatacttgctggtaagcttcgtagttcttttcctccactgtgaatgaaTGGTTTTCCTGTACAAACAATTATCCAAGCAATTTGTCTGCAAGAACGTCACCTTGTATACGCTCAGCCTTTCTCTAAAAATTCTACGGGTCTTAAAAAAGCACGCCCTATGTAACGGCACCCAAAAAGAGTGTGCGCAGATTCTTCTTGATGAAAAGGAAAACAGATGTCTGCCAACATGTTACGCATCAAAATAGACAATCCGTGAGTGCTTGTCCGGCCTGTAATACCAGTGCATGTTTTAACCTGGCGCTACATTGTGCGTCATTGTAACTCCCAGCGCACTGGCGCACATCTTGACGTTGTTTTTAGCGGCTGTGGTTTCCAGTTATGCGCAGATTCAGAAGAGCTACACCGGGGTCCTGCCAAGCACTGTCACTCTCGAAATACGCCGGTATAACTGCGCTGAGAAAGTCGGGCGTGCAATGCGCCACATTGAGGCCTTGTGCGGTTTAACAATGTCATTACTGGCACTTTGAGACGCCGTAGTTTGAGACACCTCAATCAACCTTCACGAAACTTGTTTTCTCTAATTTCGGCCCCATCCAAAAGTTGTCGCTGAAGCCGGGAACCAAATCCACGACATATTGCGCAGCTGCAGAACGCCACGGCAACTGAGCCACCGCAGCGGGTGCTTCATCGTCACTTCATTGTTTGTGTGCTTCATAGATCACTTCCTTCATTGCCGCATATACAAGGTATACAAGGTGACATGTGATGACTGCATGAGACATGGAGAATGGACGTACTACATTATTTCTTCGGCGTTTCTGCACGCAGTCCGCTGGACCAGTATGGCGTGCCGCCCAAGAGGAGGCCGCCGTCGAGCACCGAACTGCAGAAGCCGGGCCCCGACGATGTGACGCCGAGTGCGTCAGGCGTGCCAGCAGAGAGGGTGTTGGTGAGCGCTGTGTCCGAGACGCATGCCACGGGCGGCGAGGTGGCCGCGGCGGCCACGGAAGGCGGTGACAAGTCCGCGGTATCCTCAGCACCATCGTACGAGCATCGTAGTGACCACAAGTCCGTCCAGGGTTCAGGAAAATCACCCGGAAAGGGGTCCGCCTCGGGCTCCGCCAAAGAGTCAGTCTCGGCCTCTGCCAAAGGGTCTGCCTCGGCTTCCGGAAAGGGATCCGCGAGCGCATCGGCAGCTGGCTCCGCAGAAGGGTCCAAGAAGGCCTCTCGCAAGGGTTCTGGTACCCTAGAGAGCCCGGACGCTCCTGCTGTCGTTCCTGGTGGTCCTCCCATAGAGGCAGTCATGCACGAAGCACCTGCCGAGAAGGACAGCCAGGTGGCGAACAAATGATGTCAGCACCTGCCTCAGGTACGTGGTCAACGCATGGATATTCCTTAGGGCAGT is a window of Dermacentor albipictus isolate Rhodes 1998 colony unplaced genomic scaffold, USDA_Dalb.pri_finalv2 scaffold_31, whole genome shotgun sequence DNA encoding:
- the LOC135909873 gene encoding uncharacterized protein, producing the protein MSFTKKDELNDAQVSELRDLFFKFDTERTGTVAFEHVDEILRTAARVITDPEFKKRVKSTVPDDLGKKVQFPEFVEMVQKCTRAFSPQTDLRDAFRVFDRDGHGFITTAELRHVVTTLGERMTDEEADELTREADPTNAGHVNYEEFIKMISTPVPLDQYGVPPKRRPPSSTELQKPGPDDVTPSASGVPAERVLVSAVSETHATGGEVAAAATEGGDKSAVSSAPSYEHRSDHKSVQGSGKSPGKGSASGSAKESVSASAKGSASASGKGSASASAAGSAEGSKKASRKGSGTLESPDAPAVVPGGPPIEAVMHEAPAEKDSQVANK